Proteins found in one Drosophila busckii strain San Diego stock center, stock number 13000-0081.31 chromosome 2R, ASM1175060v1, whole genome shotgun sequence genomic segment:
- the LOC108595011 gene encoding serine/threonine-protein phosphatase PP1-like, with protein sequence MTTKPSPGPDVDELIRFLERGFRKSERFIPLNKGDIESVCQMAREDFLFGDMCLNVYAPMNVVGDLHGQYEDLLRIIRHNGAPPKQRYLFLGDYVDRGLNSVETMMLLLCYKLKYSQCVYLLRGNHESQSINRVYGFYDECKRRYSTKLWRCFVDCYNCMPVAALISNRIFCCHGGLSPNLVSIEEINKIKRPTEIPESGVLCDLLWSDPERTLLGWGRSQRGVSYVFGSDVVDHFISHHKLDLICRAHQVVEDGYEFFAKRQLVTIFSAPNYCGVFDNAGAVMSISDNLVITFAIFNPKGAYVVGLKNQAKAWGKVLSRVFHTNRNNSTTSATSV encoded by the coding sequence ATGACGACGAAGCCATCTCCAGGTCCGGATGTGGATGAACTTATACGCTTTCTTGAGCGTGGCTTTCGTAAAAGCGAGAGGTTCATTCCATTGAACAAAGGCGACATCGAATCGGTGTGTCAGATGGCGCGCGAGGACTTTCTGTTCGGTGATATGTGTCTTAATGTATATGCACCCATGAATGTAGTTGGTGATCTGCACGGACAGTACGAGGATCTGTTGCGGATTATCAGGCACAATGGAGCGCCGCCAAAGCAGCGATATCTCTTTCTTGGTGACTATGTGGATCGGGGCCTAAACTCCGTGGAGAccatgatgctgctgctttgctataAGCTGAAGTACTCCCAGTGCGTTTATCTGCTGCGCGGGAATCATGAGTCCCAGTCCATAAACAGAGTCTATGGCTTCTATGATGAGTGTAAGCGTCGTTATTCTACCAAACTATGGCGCTGCTTTGTCGATTGCTACAACTGCATGCCTGTGGCTGCGCTTATTTCGAATCGGATCTTCTGCTGTCACGGGGGACTGAGTCCCAATCTCGTTAGCATCGAGgagataaacaaaataaagcgaCCTACAGAAATTCCAGAATCGGGCGTACTTTGTGATCTGCTTTGGTCCGATCCAGAGCGCACTCTCCTTGGCTGGGGCAGAAGTCAACGTGGCGTCTCTTATGTTTTTGGCAGCGATGTAGTTGATCACTTCATCAGTCATCACAAATTGGATTTGATCTGTCGCGCCCATCAGGTGGTCGAGGACGGCTACGAGTTCTTTGCGAAGCGGCAATTGGTAACGATATTTTCGGCACCCAATTATTGTGGTGTATTTGATAACGCTGGCGCTGTCATGTCTATAAGTGATAATCTTGTTATTACTTTTGCAATCTTTAATCCCAAAGGCGCTTATGTGGTGGGACTCAAGAATCAGGCAAAGGCTTGGGGCAAGGTATTATCGAGAGTATTTCATACTAATAGAAATAACTCTACAACATCAGCAACTtcagtttaa